In Paenibacillus algicola, a genomic segment contains:
- a CDS encoding ATP-binding cassette domain-containing protein, with product MILSIDQLTVRSGQQNIIQQASLSIPKGAWYALVGQSGSGKTLLAQALGQMLPPNLTASGRIQFKGEELLGMAPERIRALRGRSISYVFQDYHGSFTPFRRIGQHFDEVLKTHTTASPGDRKRQALEALVSIGLGEELYSSYPSQLSGGQLQRVSIALALLLSPDLLIADEITTALDSVSGHTILQLLASRQQQTGCTILFITHDWRHVKRYADRIAVMKSGEIVESGSKHVLLDHPKHPYTRMLIQSSPTLPTPKGYLLSGLKEVNPE from the coding sequence GTGATTCTGTCCATAGACCAGCTCACCGTACGCAGCGGACAGCAGAATATCATTCAGCAGGCCTCCCTCTCAATTCCGAAGGGCGCGTGGTATGCCCTGGTGGGACAAAGCGGCAGCGGCAAAACCTTGCTCGCACAGGCTCTCGGACAGATGCTTCCTCCGAATCTGACCGCCAGCGGCCGCATTCAGTTCAAAGGTGAGGAGCTGCTGGGCATGGCCCCAGAGCGTATTCGCGCCCTGCGCGGACGCTCCATCTCTTATGTGTTCCAGGATTACCATGGCTCCTTTACGCCGTTTCGCCGGATTGGGCAGCATTTTGACGAGGTGCTGAAGACGCATACGACAGCCTCCCCTGGAGACCGGAAGCGTCAGGCGCTGGAGGCCCTGGTCTCTATAGGGTTAGGAGAAGAGCTCTATAGCAGCTATCCCTCTCAGCTAAGTGGAGGGCAGCTGCAGCGGGTGTCCATTGCGCTGGCCCTTCTGCTCTCACCGGATCTGCTGATTGCCGATGAGATTACGACCGCGCTGGATAGCGTATCCGGCCATACCATCCTGCAGCTACTGGCCAGCAGGCAGCAGCAAACCGGCTGCACCATTCTGTTCATTACGCATGACTGGCGTCATGTGAAGCGGTATGCCGACCGCATTGCCGTCATGAAGTCAGGGGAGATCGTGGAGTCGGGCAGCAAGCATGTGCTTCTTGACCACCCCAAGCATCCTTATACGAGAATGCTGATTCAAAGCTCGCCTACATTACCGACCCCGAAGGGCTACCTTCTTTCCGGTCTGAAGGAAGTGAATCCGGAATGA
- a CDS encoding ABC transporter ATP-binding protein produces MSLLTVNQLTKSYQQGQPAVHNMSFELQRGESLGLVGESGCGKSTLARCLLRLEDIDRGEILLNGVHMEKLHGRKLRPLRRHIQIVLQNPAAALNPKLTVRDSLVDPYEQFKQELALKHFTVPSLDRYVQQLLEAVELPASLGSRYPHELSGGQRQRVTIARAISIEPELMILDEPTASLDVLSQGAVLKLLSSLQESLGLSYLFISHDLAAVYQMCPRILVMKDGRLIDQCSREQLFHEERHAYTKELVSMY; encoded by the coding sequence ATGAGCTTGTTAACAGTGAACCAGTTAACCAAGTCTTATCAGCAGGGCCAGCCTGCGGTGCATAACATGTCCTTTGAACTGCAGCGCGGGGAAAGTCTGGGACTGGTCGGGGAAAGCGGCTGCGGCAAAAGCACCTTGGCCCGCTGCTTGCTGCGTTTAGAGGACATCGACCGTGGTGAGATCCTGCTGAACGGCGTTCATATGGAAAAGCTGCACGGCCGCAAGCTGCGGCCGCTGCGCCGGCATATCCAGATCGTGCTGCAGAATCCGGCCGCCGCACTCAATCCCAAGCTGACCGTCAGGGATAGCTTAGTCGATCCCTATGAACAGTTTAAGCAGGAGCTTGCTCTGAAGCATTTTACAGTACCGTCCCTGGACCGTTATGTGCAGCAGCTGCTGGAAGCCGTTGAACTCCCGGCCTCGCTTGGCAGCCGGTACCCGCATGAATTAAGCGGCGGTCAACGCCAGCGGGTCACCATCGCCCGGGCCATCAGCATCGAGCCGGAATTAATGATCCTCGATGAGCCGACCGCCAGCCTCGATGTCTTATCCCAAGGTGCTGTACTTAAGCTGCTATCCTCCCTGCAGGAAAGCTTGGGGCTGTCGTATCTGTTCATCTCGCATGATCTCGCGGCCGTCTATCAAATGTGCCCGCGCATCCTCGTGATGAAGGACGGCCGCCTGATCGATCAATGTTCACGGGAGCAGTTATTTCATGAGGAGCGCCATGCCTATACGAAGGAATTGGTTTCGATGTATTGA
- a CDS encoding class I SAM-dependent methyltransferase → MKQNKYDDSEFFEKYSQLPRSLGGLDAAGEWSTFRGLLPELRDQRVLDLGCGFGWHCRYVRERQARSVIGVEISENMLERAKAMTVDPQIEYRHLAIEDIDFAEEEFDVVISSLALHYVECFDTICRKVYHCLAPGGTFVFSVEHPIFTALAAQDWCYSPDGEKVHWPVDNYHKEGLRQSNFLEKNVVKYHRSVATQVNALIDSGFRLTRLSELQPSQEMLDNNPAWQEEFRRPMFLLISAVKS, encoded by the coding sequence GTGAAACAGAATAAATACGATGATTCAGAATTTTTCGAAAAATATAGTCAGCTGCCTCGCTCGCTTGGCGGGCTGGATGCTGCTGGAGAATGGAGCACCTTCCGCGGACTGCTTCCGGAACTGCGTGATCAAAGAGTACTTGATCTTGGCTGCGGCTTTGGCTGGCATTGTCGCTATGTGCGCGAACGTCAGGCCAGGTCCGTCATTGGTGTGGAGATCTCGGAGAACATGTTAGAGCGCGCTAAAGCAATGACCGTCGATCCTCAGATTGAGTATCGGCATCTCGCCATTGAAGACATTGATTTTGCGGAAGAGGAATTCGACGTAGTCATCAGTTCGTTAGCGCTTCATTATGTGGAGTGCTTCGACACGATCTGCCGTAAAGTGTATCACTGCCTTGCACCTGGAGGGACTTTCGTTTTCTCGGTTGAACATCCGATCTTTACCGCGTTAGCTGCCCAAGACTGGTGCTACAGCCCGGATGGTGAGAAAGTTCATTGGCCTGTCGATAACTACCACAAGGAAGGATTACGGCAGTCCAATTTCTTGGAAAAGAATGTAGTCAAATACCATCGTAGTGTTGCCACCCAAGTCAATGCATTAATAGATTCCGGTTTTAGACTGACAAGGCTTTCCGAGCTTCAACCGAGCCAAGAGATGCTGGATAACAATCCTGCCTGGCAAGAAGAATTCCGCCGCCCCATGTTCTTATTAATTTCAGCAGTGAAGAGCTAG
- a CDS encoding DinB family protein — translation MDLAIHSIVKLIDMLSEEDLNFRPTEGKWSMGELLSHMSVICKADFLIGAGASEEEMDQFYEEAEPEVNRKAITEALLHNYAYLKEGIAKLSEEELLQERTSYFGVVHSRYEWLLDTQAHLFHHRGQLHSMIVHNLKLEPNVPLFE, via the coding sequence ATGGATTTGGCAATACACTCTATCGTCAAATTGATCGACATGCTCAGCGAAGAAGACCTGAACTTTAGGCCGACGGAAGGAAAATGGTCGATGGGTGAGTTACTCTCGCATATGTCGGTAATATGTAAAGCTGATTTCCTGATCGGTGCAGGAGCTTCAGAGGAGGAGATGGATCAATTCTACGAAGAAGCTGAGCCCGAAGTCAATCGGAAAGCCATCACTGAGGCCTTGCTTCACAATTATGCTTATCTAAAAGAAGGCATAGCCAAGTTAAGCGAAGAAGAGCTGCTTCAGGAAAGAACTTCGTACTTTGGAGTGGTTCATTCGCGCTACGAATGGCTGCTGGATACTCAGGCACACCTGTTTCATCACCGGGGGCAGCTGCATTCCATGATCGTTCATAACCTTAAGCTCGAGCCAAACGTTCCGTTGTTCGAGTAA
- a CDS encoding ABC-F family ATP-binding cassette domain-containing protein has translation MIKVEHLSFSFPQKELYTDISFTLEEGQHCAFIGTSGSGKSTLIEILMDPDKHVFDGKLEIDPSCRIGYVSQFSQVDPATDMTVFEYMSEAFTRLQEQLNAIYAEMATTHDMDSLMERYQLTLDALESMGGDDAESRIHKKLNLANLAKLKDVSVTSLSGGEFKLIQVMKEMLTNPDLMIMDEPDVFLDFENLNALKKLINSHKGMLLVVTHNRYLLNHCFNKIIHLENTEIQEFDGSYIEYHFSLLQTKIELQEIAAAEAEEIERYDHIIDNLRAIATYNSEASRGRALKARVRFQERLEVRRIKAPFVEIKQRDIHFGLEHEMEDDVLVKVDHYSVAFDELLLDNVHFEIKSTDKVAIIGPNGTGKTTLLRDIFRNQHPSIQVHKDAKVAYLSQLQGETLEDANTILHEFIDAGFNTYDEVRAYLASYGFEGEILEQKIESLSGGEKNILQLAKVAASQANLLLLDEPTSHLDVYTQIALEKAILNYKGAILMVSHDFYSVVNGMDYVLIVEHQTIRKMSMRKFRQMIYASHFNKDYLETEQKKKSVEMQIELALKEMDFELAKGLVDELEGWIKRLSAL, from the coding sequence ATGATTAAAGTTGAACATTTATCCTTCTCGTTCCCGCAAAAGGAACTGTATACCGACATTTCGTTCACGCTCGAGGAAGGGCAGCATTGCGCCTTTATCGGAACCAGCGGCAGCGGCAAAAGCACCCTGATCGAAATTCTGATGGACCCGGACAAGCATGTGTTTGACGGCAAGCTGGAGATCGATCCCAGCTGTCGAATCGGGTACGTTAGTCAGTTCTCGCAGGTGGACCCGGCAACGGACATGACCGTTTTTGAATATATGAGTGAAGCATTTACAAGGCTCCAGGAGCAGCTTAACGCAATTTATGCTGAAATGGCGACCACTCATGATATGGATTCCCTGATGGAGAGATACCAGCTCACGCTGGACGCGCTTGAATCCATGGGCGGGGACGATGCGGAGAGCCGGATTCATAAGAAGCTGAATCTAGCCAATCTGGCGAAGCTCAAAGACGTTAGCGTAACCTCGTTAAGCGGCGGAGAGTTCAAGCTGATTCAGGTCATGAAGGAGATGCTTACAAACCCGGACCTGATGATTATGGACGAGCCTGATGTGTTCTTGGACTTCGAAAATTTGAATGCGCTCAAAAAATTAATCAACTCCCACAAAGGCATGCTGCTCGTCGTTACGCATAACCGCTATCTTTTAAATCATTGCTTCAACAAAATCATTCACCTGGAGAATACAGAAATTCAAGAGTTCGACGGAAGCTATATCGAATACCATTTCTCGCTGCTTCAGACCAAAATCGAGCTGCAGGAGATCGCCGCCGCTGAAGCCGAAGAGATCGAGCGATATGATCACATCATTGACAACCTCAGAGCGATCGCGACTTACAATTCAGAAGCATCCCGAGGCCGGGCGTTAAAGGCCAGAGTGAGGTTCCAGGAGAGACTGGAAGTGCGCAGGATCAAAGCGCCGTTCGTCGAGATCAAGCAGCGTGATATCCACTTCGGGCTGGAGCATGAAATGGAAGACGATGTACTCGTAAAAGTAGATCACTATAGCGTGGCCTTTGACGAGCTGCTGCTGGATAACGTGCACTTCGAGATCAAATCCACGGATAAGGTCGCGATCATCGGTCCAAACGGGACCGGGAAGACGACGTTGCTGCGGGATATTTTCCGAAACCAGCATCCGTCGATTCAAGTCCACAAGGATGCCAAAGTGGCGTACTTATCTCAGCTTCAAGGCGAAACACTGGAAGATGCCAACACGATCCTGCATGAATTCATCGACGCCGGATTCAACACGTATGACGAGGTCAGAGCGTATTTAGCGAGCTACGGCTTTGAGGGAGAGATTCTTGAGCAAAAGATCGAATCGCTGTCCGGCGGAGAAAAAAATATACTCCAGTTGGCCAAGGTCGCGGCCAGTCAAGCCAATCTGCTGCTGCTCGATGAACCCACAAGCCATCTGGACGTCTACACACAGATCGCGCTCGAAAAAGCCATCCTTAACTATAAAGGTGCGATTCTAATGGTCTCGCATGATTTCTATTCCGTCGTCAACGGGATGGACTATGTGCTGATCGTGGAGCATCAGACCATCCGTAAAATGAGTATGCGAAAATTCAGACAGATGATTTACGCGAGTCATTTTAATAAAGACTACCTAGAAACGGAGCAAAAGAAAAAGTCCGTTGAAATGCAAATCGAATTGGCCTTGAAAGAGATGGATTTTGAGCTAGCCAAGGGATTGGTCGACGAGCTGGAGGGATGGATCAAGCGGCTGTCTGCGCTCTAA
- a CDS encoding nucleotide excision repair endonuclease, translating to MITITIPTPEVTIYKQEYPELSHIYGFTDFHLITREKGGIFMFYNDQDELLFVGKARKLRQRIKKHFEDTVSPIKNHRNEVVKIEVYIVDDPVEREIYETYVANKLDAKYNEDKLI from the coding sequence CTGATAACGATTACGATTCCAACCCCAGAAGTAACGATCTACAAGCAAGAATATCCGGAGTTGAGCCATATTTACGGATTTACGGACTTCCACCTCATCACCAGGGAAAAAGGCGGCATCTTCATGTTCTATAACGACCAGGATGAGCTGCTCTTTGTCGGAAAGGCCCGGAAGCTGCGGCAGCGGATTAAGAAGCACTTTGAGGATACCGTCTCGCCCATCAAGAATCACCGAAATGAAGTCGTGAAGATCGAAGTGTATATCGTAGATGATCCTGTTGAGCGAGAGATTTATGAAACGTATGTGGCGAACAAGCTTGATGCTAAGTACAATGAGGACAAATTAATCTGA
- a CDS encoding AraC family transcriptional regulator has translation MEWLERMNRAIDYIETNLTAEIELKEAAHMACCSSYQFQRMFSFITDVTLAEYIRRRRLTLAALDLQHDGLAKVVDVALRYGYESPVSFARAFHALHGITPTMARHEGIALKAYPRLSFLITVKGAEAMNYRIETKDSFEVFGIEGVFRLDGGGEVPQTPAKLWEQSHANGEVKRLEANAGNLPSFVRQELYSVNAICGYRKTGQDTFPYMLCAFKDEDSNTDGYTSVTIPTYTWVIFPSDPHPWEQFGETIKLLYKRIYTEWLPTAGYEQVDGIQFEMYGAKDGLNYFELWFAIQKV, from the coding sequence ATGGAGTGGCTGGAGCGGATGAATCGGGCAATAGACTATATTGAAACAAACCTGACTGCGGAGATTGAGCTGAAGGAAGCCGCCCACATGGCCTGCTGTTCTTCCTATCAGTTTCAACGAATGTTTTCGTTCATTACAGATGTGACACTGGCGGAATACATTCGACGGAGACGGCTGACGCTAGCTGCGCTGGATCTACAGCACGATGGTCTGGCTAAGGTGGTTGATGTCGCGCTTAGGTATGGTTACGAATCTCCAGTGTCGTTCGCGCGGGCGTTCCATGCGCTGCATGGAATCACTCCAACAATGGCCCGTCACGAAGGGATTGCGCTTAAAGCCTATCCTCGTCTGTCCTTCCTTATCACAGTTAAAGGGGCAGAGGCGATGAATTATCGGATTGAAACAAAGGATAGCTTTGAAGTGTTCGGCATTGAAGGTGTATTTCGCTTAGATGGTGGCGGTGAAGTTCCGCAGACTCCCGCGAAGTTGTGGGAGCAGAGCCATGCAAATGGAGAAGTGAAACGGCTTGAAGCGAATGCAGGGAATTTGCCATCGTTTGTCAGACAAGAGTTATATTCTGTAAATGCGATATGCGGCTACCGGAAGACCGGACAGGACACGTTCCCGTACATGCTTTGCGCCTTCAAAGACGAAGACAGCAATACGGACGGGTACACCTCAGTTACTATTCCCACGTATACATGGGTGATCTTCCCGTCAGATCCACATCCTTGGGAGCAGTTCGGCGAGACGATCAAATTACTCTATAAGCGTATTTATACCGAGTGGCTTCCAACCGCTGGATATGAACAAGTGGATGGGATTCAATTTGAAATGTACGGTGCGAAGGACGGACTCAACTATTTTGAGCTCTGGTTCGCAATTCAAAAAGTGTGA
- a CDS encoding YjzC family protein, which yields MAIGDRYKTGQRSPANAYYAWDGYTDGTNSPRPTAEEMKIRLENGEVFPPINSCDKGAFWKMTSYA from the coding sequence ATGGCAATCGGAGATCGCTATAAAACAGGACAACGTTCTCCCGCAAATGCATACTACGCATGGGATGGTTACACCGATGGAACAAACTCTCCTAGGCCAACAGCCGAAGAAATGAAAATTAGGCTGGAGAACGGCGAAGTATTTCCACCTATTAACTCTTGTGACAAAGGTGCCTTTTGGAAAATGACATCTTATGCATGA
- a CDS encoding AAA family ATPase, with amino-acid sequence MLVMFRCKNFSSFRDEVVLDMRATSYTQHPSHIIKHDSVNLLKTLAIYGANASGKSNLISAMHWYERIIFSHLFQGNQSEHMNEELDSRKLTSIQPFLLSENNDSCIELEMVFLHQNKLFQYGFSIQESLILSEWLTVDNTNVFDRDNKGISFGKKYEAQLKNFKKYREDRLYLSVLDYFATDEMKETVDCFKDYFRNRFNVHFELILESSIKGTVDSWSHSKRLVQDDMFRSKVAEYIRKIDVGIDDIKIEKEWVLNKKTGQKEQEPLIKTIHSVYNEAGLRVGSKAFDLPQESSGTLRFLSFIQEILTLIEKGGVFVIDELSARLHPLLTKFIVDIFQSDKNQNQAQLIFTTHDTSILNKDQFRRDEILFVDKNEFGASTIYSLADLKTVRQDATYNKDYFSGKYGAIPIFQSAENGNGGD; translated from the coding sequence ATGCTAGTTATGTTTCGATGTAAAAACTTTTCTTCGTTTCGTGACGAGGTCGTTTTAGATATGCGCGCTACTTCATATACCCAACACCCTTCACACATAATAAAGCATGATTCAGTAAACTTATTGAAAACGTTAGCGATTTATGGAGCTAATGCGAGCGGCAAATCAAACCTTATTAGTGCTATGCACTGGTACGAGCGGATAATTTTTAGCCACCTATTTCAAGGAAATCAGTCTGAGCACATGAATGAAGAATTAGACTCAAGAAAATTGACATCAATACAACCTTTCTTGCTAAGCGAAAATAATGATTCCTGTATTGAGTTAGAAATGGTTTTCCTTCATCAAAATAAATTATTTCAATACGGTTTCTCCATTCAAGAATCACTTATCTTATCAGAATGGCTTACTGTGGATAATACTAATGTATTTGACCGTGATAATAAGGGGATTTCTTTTGGTAAAAAATACGAGGCTCAATTAAAAAACTTTAAAAAATATCGCGAAGATCGTCTTTATCTTTCTGTACTTGATTATTTTGCAACTGATGAGATGAAAGAAACAGTTGATTGTTTCAAAGACTATTTTCGTAACCGATTTAATGTCCACTTTGAATTAATTCTCGAATCCAGTATCAAAGGCACAGTAGATTCATGGTCACATTCCAAGCGTCTTGTTCAAGATGACATGTTTCGTTCAAAGGTAGCTGAATATATAAGAAAAATCGATGTAGGAATTGACGATATAAAAATTGAAAAAGAGTGGGTCTTAAATAAGAAAACGGGACAAAAAGAACAAGAACCTTTAATTAAAACGATACATTCTGTGTATAATGAAGCAGGCCTAAGGGTAGGCAGCAAAGCTTTTGACCTTCCTCAAGAATCATCTGGGACATTGCGGTTTCTTTCATTCATACAGGAGATCTTAACACTAATTGAAAAAGGGGGGGTCTTTGTTATTGATGAATTGTCAGCCAGACTCCACCCGTTACTTACAAAATTCATTGTTGATATATTCCAATCTGATAAGAATCAAAATCAAGCTCAACTAATCTTTACTACTCATGATACATCTATCTTGAATAAAGACCAGTTCCGTCGAGATGAAATTCTGTTTGTTGACAAGAATGAATTCGGTGCCTCCACGATATATTCTTTAGCTGACTTGAAAACGGTCCGGCAAGATGCCACTTACAACAAGGACTACTTCAGCGGGAAATACGGAGCAATCCCTATTTTCCAATCAGCAGAGAATGGAAATGGTGGTGACTGA
- a CDS encoding RloB family protein, producing the protein MEMVVTDIARLNPSVPRQIETRPSNLGKVLLICEGPTEVLYFEHFADIIRRNQNKFAHLDIESIPAKGNAQRVLNFAEEFLQEETNLRKYALYEKHLVFDCDAPTDIERVIIDMLSSTNNYILSLTNLLFETWLLMHFEQVEPIYSDTKTKVGNRLEAALGKEYTKADSGLIRQIIGNGDNLRNAISHAYALEERFKNQNLSLEKDIQKMNPFTTVHSLMERMLYEMERSET; encoded by the coding sequence ATGGAAATGGTGGTGACTGACATCGCCCGGTTAAATCCTTCCGTTCCAAGACAAATCGAAACTCGTCCTAGCAACTTAGGTAAGGTGCTTCTTATCTGCGAAGGCCCTACCGAGGTCTTATATTTTGAGCATTTTGCTGACATCATTCGCAGGAATCAAAATAAGTTTGCACATCTAGATATAGAATCCATCCCAGCAAAAGGTAACGCCCAAAGAGTATTGAATTTCGCTGAGGAGTTTTTGCAAGAGGAGACTAACCTTCGTAAGTATGCACTGTATGAAAAGCATCTTGTTTTCGATTGCGATGCTCCAACTGATATTGAGCGGGTTATCATTGATATGCTCTCGTCAACTAATAATTATATACTGTCTCTAACGAATCTGTTATTTGAAACCTGGTTACTTATGCATTTTGAACAGGTCGAACCCATCTACTCAGATACAAAAACAAAAGTTGGGAATCGGCTAGAGGCTGCATTAGGTAAAGAGTATACAAAAGCTGACTCTGGTCTTATTCGACAGATCATTGGAAATGGCGATAACTTAAGAAATGCGATTTCGCATGCATACGCTCTCGAAGAACGTTTCAAGAATCAAAATCTTAGTTTGGAAAAAGACATCCAGAAAATGAATCCTTTCACAACGGTTCATTCTCTTATGGAAAGAATGTTATATGAGATGGAAAGGTCAGAAACGTAG
- a CDS encoding protein kinase domain-containing protein: MTRKLNSPYIIEAYNYNDEKNEYTLEYANGGTLADYIRDNNTKLAMKERLKLIGQLFSAFIYIHEKEMLHRDISYHNVLIHHFDEMWTVLKVSDFGLVKIPESSLTSKDSSVKGSLNDPDLTKVGFANYEVRHEIYALTQVVNFILCGKKHGNGIYNKSEAVKEFLLKGLAADIDARFSSVKEMAAAFSRLKHELLI; this comes from the coding sequence ATCACTCGTAAGCTGAACTCGCCTTATATTATAGAAGCCTATAACTATAACGACGAAAAGAACGAATACACCCTCGAGTATGCCAATGGGGGAACGCTGGCTGATTATATACGTGACAATAACACTAAATTGGCGATGAAGGAGCGGCTTAAGCTTATTGGTCAGCTTTTTAGTGCTTTCATCTATATTCATGAAAAGGAAATGCTGCATCGCGATATTAGCTATCATAACGTTCTGATCCATCACTTTGATGAGATGTGGACAGTACTTAAAGTATCGGACTTCGGTTTAGTCAAAATCCCAGAAAGCTCTTTAACAAGTAAGGATTCCAGTGTTAAGGGCTCATTAAACGACCCTGATTTAACAAAAGTGGGATTCGCAAACTACGAAGTGCGACATGAAATTTACGCTCTCACTCAAGTTGTAAATTTTATACTTTGTGGGAAAAAGCATGGAAACGGGATTTACAATAAGAGCGAGGCGGTTAAGGAATTCCTTCTTAAAGGACTGGCAGCAGATATCGATGCACGCTTTAGTTCTGTTAAGGAAATGGCTGCTGCATTTAGTAGACTGAAGCATGAACTGTTGATTTAA
- a CDS encoding MAE_28990/MAE_18760 family HEPN-like nuclease: protein MKARSCCLSQSPMCAPNLSTMFHFNSFGSLHNLFYRLIIPTDGKNLRHKQLQSIWESFSIQEDVLPRPEIGGRIHELVDLRNSIAHGNESSSEVGRRFTPDDLQKRFENINEYCSYIILVFQNYIEKKHYLKTV, encoded by the coding sequence ATGAAAGCCCGCAGCTGTTGTTTATCCCAAAGTCCCATGTGTGCTCCCAACCTTTCTACTATGTTTCATTTTAATAGTTTTGGGAGTTTACACAATCTATTTTACAGACTCATAATTCCAACTGATGGAAAGAATCTAAGGCACAAACAACTTCAGAGCATATGGGAATCTTTTTCCATTCAAGAGGACGTTCTACCAAGACCTGAAATAGGTGGTAGAATACATGAGTTAGTGGATTTAAGGAACTCCATCGCTCATGGAAATGAATCATCCTCGGAAGTTGGTAGAAGATTCACTCCAGATGATCTTCAGAAAAGGTTTGAAAATATTAATGAATATTGTTCTTATATTATTCTGGTGTTCCAAAATTATATTGAAAAAAAGCATTACTTAAAAACGGTATAA
- a CDS encoding IS256 family transposase codes for MGLWDKQQLRAFIKENNLVTAQDAQNALKELFAETLQEMLEAEMDQHMGYEKHVVKNKQTTNSRNGKSKKKITSEYGEQEILVPRDREGEFEPLVVKKHQSNVTGIEDQIIALYAKGISTREIQDHLQQLYGLDVSPTFISNVTNKIIPLVKEWQNRPLQGVYAVVFLDAIHFKVKQDGAIVNKVAYMVIGIDLDGNKDVLGMWIGENESAKFWLSVLNELKNRGVQDILITCVDNLTGFSQAISACYPSTEIQKCIIHQIRNSTRYVSYKDLKKVTSDLKPIYKATTEEMALLELDRFEEIWGAKYPLIVRSWRNNWEELATFFKYPPELRKLIYTTNMIESYHRQLHKVTKGKSIFPTDESLLKMLYLVTVDVTRKWTGRVQNWGQILLQRSVFYPERIGQHLP; via the coding sequence ATGGGACTTTGGGATAAACAACAGCTGCGGGCTTTCATTAAGGAGAATAATCTGGTGACCGCGCAGGATGCACAAAACGCCTTGAAAGAGCTGTTTGCAGAAACACTTCAGGAGATGCTGGAGGCCGAAATGGACCAGCATATGGGTTACGAAAAGCATGTCGTGAAGAACAAGCAAACCACAAACAGCCGAAACGGCAAGAGTAAAAAGAAGATCACCAGTGAATATGGTGAGCAGGAAATCTTGGTTCCTCGAGACCGTGAAGGCGAGTTTGAGCCGTTAGTGGTCAAGAAGCATCAGTCCAATGTGACCGGTATTGAGGACCAGATTATCGCCCTCTATGCTAAAGGCATCAGCACTCGTGAGATTCAGGACCATCTGCAGCAGCTGTACGGCCTCGATGTCTCTCCGACCTTCATCTCTAACGTGACCAACAAGATTATCCCTCTCGTGAAAGAGTGGCAGAATCGGCCTTTGCAGGGCGTGTACGCTGTGGTATTTCTGGACGCCATTCATTTCAAGGTGAAACAGGATGGGGCTATTGTCAACAAGGTTGCTTACATGGTCATTGGCATTGATTTGGATGGAAACAAAGACGTCCTTGGCATGTGGATTGGTGAGAATGAGTCTGCAAAGTTCTGGCTCAGTGTGCTCAATGAATTGAAAAATCGCGGCGTTCAGGACATTCTTATTACTTGTGTAGATAACCTTACGGGCTTCTCACAAGCGATTTCAGCATGCTATCCCAGCACGGAAATCCAAAAATGTATCATCCACCAGATCCGCAACTCCACCCGTTATGTATCCTACAAAGATCTCAAGAAGGTGACCTCGGATTTAAAGCCCATCTACAAGGCCACAACAGAGGAGATGGCTCTGCTGGAATTGGATCGGTTTGAGGAGATCTGGGGCGCCAAATATCCACTCATTGTCCGTTCCTGGCGCAACAACTGGGAAGAACTTGCCACGTTCTTTAAGTACCCGCCTGAGCTTCGCAAGCTTATTTATACGACCAATATGATTGAGAGCTACCACCGCCAACTCCATAAAGTGACGAAAGGGAAAAGCATCTTCCCTACGGATGAATCTCTTCTCAAAATGCTCTATTTAGTGACGGTCGATGTGACTCGCAAGTGGACAGGTCGTGTCCAAAACTGGGGCCAGATCCTGCTTCAACGATCCGTGTTTTATCCTGAACGGATTGGCCAGCACTTGCCTTAA
- a CDS encoding AAA family ATPase, whose translation MFISPEAVAQIAIGLIHGHVILYGPPGTGKTSLVRVLAKLFRTNIPQIWTANPEWTTFDVIGGLSPAIIGGKEVIMGKLGEVTGDMVRCIENIKNYDEK comes from the coding sequence TTGTTCATTTCCCCCGAGGCAGTTGCACAAATTGCGATAGGTCTCATACATGGACATGTTATACTTTATGGGCCACCTGGTACAGGAAAAACCAGTTTAGTACGTGTGCTAGCCAAATTGTTTCGTACTAATATACCTCAAATTTGGACGGCCAATCCTGAGTGGACAACTTTTGATGTAATAGGAGGGTTATCTCCTGCTATTATCGGCGGCAAAGAAGTAATAATGGGGAAGCTAGGTGAAGTTACCGGGGATATGGTTCGTTGCATTGAAAATATAAAAAATTATGATGAAAAATAA